The window TGCGCTTTCGCATTGAGGGCACGACGGCGACCTGCGAGACGTCTTTGCCGGCCGTCTATCAAGGTTGGCGCGGCATCGCGCACGGCGGCATCGTCATGGCGCTGATCGACGAAGCTATGGCGTATGCAGCGGGCGCGGTCGGATGGAAAGGCGTGACTGCCGAGGTTACGACGCGTTTCCGGCACCCCGTCCCGCTCGAAACGCCGTTGCGGCTCGTTGGACGCGTGATGTGGGAGCGTCGCAACGTCGTCGGCGTCGAGGCCGAGATCCTCGGCACGGACGGCACCGTTTTAGCCAGCGGCGA of the Candidatus Baltobacteraceae bacterium genome contains:
- a CDS encoding PaaI family thioesterase, encoding MRFRIEGTTATCETSLPAVYQGWRGIAHGGIVMALIDEAMAYAAGAVGWKGVTAEVTTRFRHPVPLETPLRLVGRVMWERRNVVGVEAEILGTDGTVLASGEGKFVGKARIEPGTLGRA